The Lutra lutra chromosome 7, mLutLut1.2, whole genome shotgun sequence genome segment aaaagaaaacacagaactgccatatgacccagcaattccacctctgggaatttgtctaaaggaaacaaaaatgttaactTGAAAAGGTATTTGTACTGCCTTATTCATAGAGGCATTTGTCTTaaccaagacacagaaacaacttgagtgtccatcgatggataaatggatagagaagttgtggtatataagtatatatgtggactattattcagtcataaaaaaaagaggaaattctaCCTTTGTGGTagcatggatggagctggaaggCTTTATggcaagtgaaataagtcacacggTGAAAGATAAACCCTGTATGATCTTGCCTATGCATGGAACAATAACAGAAAAAGccaccaaactcatagaaaaagagatcagattcgtggttaccagaggtggatgtggggaggggggagtagaggaaggggatcaaaaggtacaaacaattataagatatATAAGTTCTAGGGATGTAATGCACAACATTACATTGgctaacactgctgtatgataCACAGGAAAGATGTTATGAGAATAAGTCCtggaggacctgggtggctcagttattaaatgtctgccttcggctcaggtcatgatcccagggttctgggatcaaaccctgcatgatctccttgctcagtggcaagcctgcttctccctctcccactacccctgcttgtgttccttctcttgtggtctctttctgtcaaataaattaattaaatctaaaaaaaaaaaaaagaaagagagtgaatcctacaagttctcatcacaagcagaaaaaaaatgatttttttcttttctttttatggtaGTTATATGAGATGATGAATGTTAGCTGAAGCAATCGTGGcgattatttcacaatatatgtaaatcaaaccattaTGCTGTActccttaaacttatacagtaaGAGTGATACAGgttaattatttctcaataaatacgggaaaaaaagaggcagtcATTTAAAAGATGGCTATCTCGAATAAACACATTGCCAGCCACACGACTAGATAAAGAGCCAGGCTGCAATCCCTCCCACCTCACCACTCAAAGCTCCATTGTTTAAGAAATCTATGTTGCGTTTGTTTGATAActatttgagtttctttctttttctcttcctgtacTTTCAATTCCCACCCTtatggggtttttatttttattttttagagatggTGAGGGgtagaaagagaattttaagcaggctccatgttggggctcgattcatgacctgagccaaaatcaagagtcagatgcttaaatgactgagccacccaggcacccctcttaggggtttttaaaagattgtatttttaagtactctccaCCTAActtgggactcaaactcacaaccctgagatcaaaagagTTGCGTTCCCCACCTACCAACCCAGCTCGCCAGACACCCCTCcactcttatgttttaaattcaccaataagGAGTGAGCTTGCAAAACCCTAAACATCCATCCTCTACCCCAATAGAAGCAGAACCCCAGGCCTGAGCTATGACCTCACTGTGTGACCCCAGGTGTGCCATGTAATTTCcaactcttaaaaataataagcctCATCTCTTTCAAAGTCCCCTGATGGTTATCGCTGAGGACATCTTACAATCACAAGGAGAAATCCAAGGGTTGGCCCAGCTATAGCACTAATTATTTTAGGCTGAGACTGGCACACAGCACAtacattttctcatctgaaacatTTTCTGTGCCTGTATCGGTATCTGACTTCCTAATActcacatagacattttaatacatgaggaaactggctcagagaagttaagggtttttttcctctgtagctACTTAGGGGTAAAGTTGGCCCCAGAATTCTGGTCTCTGATCCAGCATTCTTCCACTTTTGCCAGAGAGATTCCTTAAATATAGAAGGTTGGGAGCCAAAGGCATTTGGCCTGTAGGAAGAGAGTGGGTGGGATCAAGGAAGAGAGGAGCCTGGGGCAGGCATGTGGAGATGGACAGAAATTCTCCCTCTCACATGTTGGTTGGAGACTCCATGATCCAGAAACTCCAATACTAGATATATACCCGAGAAGAATGAGTGCACTAGGTGCAACAAAGACAGGTACGAGAATGTTCATTGACGCTTTATTGAGAATtatcaaaaactagaaacaacccaaatgtccatcagtggaagGAAGGATAAACATTTTGGCACATCTCTATAATGGAATACAactcagcaatgaaaatgaatatactaTTGATAACACATAATATGGATGAATCACAAAGACATTCtgcttagtgaaagaagccagtttccAAAGGATACATTCAGTATGACCAAAACTAATCTGGAGTGACAAGAATCACATCAGTGGTTGCTTCTGCTGGTTGGGAGAGACTGACTGGAAAGGGTACAAGGAAGTtcctggggtgatggaaatgttgtATGTCTTGACTTGGGTAGTGTTACCACATGTACATGTAACTTTAAGATTTGTATCCTTTGCTGTATgaaaattatacctcaatttatatttaaaaaactaaagctCAACTTTTTAGGAAAGGGTCAATTACAGACGGAAAAGGAAGTGTCTCAAAGAGCCCAGTGTGGAAGTGACATCCCAGGCTGCCTCCTGTGGGGGGTGACCAACTTTATCAGAGTTGCCTGGGACTGAGGGGTTTCCGAGGACAGGAGACCTTCGGTGGTTGTACAGGGAGAGCCCTGAGCAAACCAGGACAGCTGGTCACCCCGCTCCTGTGGAAGTAGGGAATTAAAAGGGAGTTCTCGGCATCTGGCAGACAGGCTAGACTACCTTGGTCTCAGAGCCCAGAGGTTATTCCACAAGCTCAAAGAGGGGCCACAGAAAGATCACAGCAGCAGGCATTACTAGATGACCATGGGAACATCAGGACTAGGGAGCCATGTTTGTTCTTTGAGCTCTCCTTAGGGGCAAGAAGGGGTTGGGGGTAGAGCTGGAGGGACAAGGCCTCAGACACTGAATAGAGGCAGTTTGACTGTCCAGGTTCTAAGCATCATGGCTTCTGAGGTAGGCTCTGAGGTGAGTCTCACTTAGCTCTCTCTTCACATCAGATATCCCCACCCCATCGTCCCTTAAATGCCTCGGTCAGGAAAATACCAAAGAAACACACTGATTTTGTGCAAGGAAAACAGAGACATGGGGACCTATCAGAGGCAAACCCTATTGTATCTCTTCACCTCTACAGATGTTACAAGGCAGGGGCTGTCTCCACACTGCTTTTGTTTGCCATAACCTgctgtgacttgagctgaaggggTCTTTTCTACCTTCTCAGATACGGCCATGAGGGAGGGGCTCTTCCAGCTTTCTAGCTGAGGCCTGAGGTGGATTCTGACAAAGAAGATGCCAACAGGGCTGGTCCACAGAGGGGAAACAGGAACCAGGAACTTCTCAGAGGTTCTCAGAAGTTCTCATAGTGGTGCACGAAGTGGGCCTGGTCCTGCCTGTTGATGAGCTGACAGGCCTTCTCTACATTCTTGGTCATTCCTGGAGGGCCACAGCTGAACACTCCAATCTTTGGTACCTGTCAAGTGTGTTGAGGAGAATGGTTGCAGAGAGGAGAGGCCTGAAAGCTTAAGATGCTCACCCCCTGGGAAGAAGCTGCTTCCAGTTCACTGGAATGACCAGCGAACTGACCCCCGGCCCGAAGCGGGAGGCTGAGCTGGGGGCAGCAGGGGGTTGGGCTTGAAGCCCTCCTCCAACTCTTGATCCTATCCTGGGGCTGACATGGGGTAGTCCTCCACTCAGATTACATCTATAGGGTGCTTGAGGGCAGGATATCCTGGCAGGGGAGGGCCAGGGTCCCAGGACAGGTGGGGTGGGACTGACCTGCGGGTGGACCTCCTGCAGGGACTTAAAGAAGCGCTCGAACGGGGGGCGGCCGAAGTGGGTGATAGAGCGCAGGCCGGTGAACAGACTCCGGTTCAGCACCTTCTGGAAGTGCCGCTCACAGATGTACTGGGAGAGGGAGTAGAGGAGGAAGGGCGCCGCCAAACGGAGCCAGAGTTAACTCTAAGTCTAGATGGTGGCCCACCTAGCCGCCCTGACTGCCGGCCCTGCTCTACCAGCATGGTGGTCCTGAGGTCAAACTTCTCGGCCAGCTGGGTGATGTAGATATGCACGGACACCAGGTCCTGGCAGTCATTCTCCTCCACCTCCCGGATGATGTCAGCCAGCCACTCAAACTGCCGCTGGGTTCGCGTCACCCAGATGAAGTAGATCTGGGGACACATGGCTGGAGCTCAGGACCTGGCTCCAGTTACGGTTCCTCTACTCCAGATGCCTTCACCCAAGAGGCCAGAAAGCCTCCGACCACCCACATAAACCAAATGTTGGCAGCCCCACAGGCTTTTAACCAACAAACTCCAGTAGAGGCCCTTCTGTCTATACCTCCTACCCTCCCTCAAATGTTGAGCACGTGGACAACAGCGTATGAATGACCCCAGCAGAATCGGTGTCTAGAAGCTGAGGGCTTTTCCGCTTATTGTTCTGCTGTGACGTGGGGCCACAATCAGGCAGTCTGTCCCCTTCAAAGGTTGGGAAAGAGACACTCACCTTTTTACAGAGCATTTGGCTACCCAAGGATGACTTGAAgaccaggtctttgagaatggAGGCAAAGGGGGTGACCCCAATGCCCCCTCCCACCAGCACTGACACCTCAAACTTATGCCATTCCTGGTGGCCCTCTCCAAATGGCCCATCGAGGTACAGCTGCAAGAAGAGTGGGTTGGAGTTAAGCTCCACCACCACAATAGTTCTGAAGCGAGAGTTGGGAGGCAGGGAAAGGCGGGTATGTTTATAGAGTGAGGCGAAAGGGGGTACCATGGCATTACCTGGAAAGACTGGTCTctgaattgggggaggggagggacgctggggagcctggggctgCAGGGCAAGGCCTGCTAAGGGGATGTGGGGTGGGTAGCTCATCTGGCCTGGGTCTGGTCACCTTTGGGTATTTGGCACAGCCATCTCCTGTTGGAGGTGAGTAGATCTCCCTGAGCCGAATGGTCCAGGGCCCTGCCGCCCGGATGTGCAGGCTGAGCGTGTCCTCGTGGGGTGCAGAAGTCAATGTGAAGGGGTGGTACTCAGTGGTCCCCAGAGCCAGACAGGCAATCCGCACCCACTGTCCTGACTTGTACTCAAAGCCTTGGGGCCGCTGGAACTGTAGGTGGGTCACTCCTGGGGGTCATGGGCAGGCAAGGGCAGGGATCAGAAGGCTTGCTCCTAGTATCTGAGGACAGGTAGATACCCTGTCTTCTCCACACGCCTGAGGCACAGGGAGTGGGCATATATGGTCTGAGCAAGTGGAGTTCCTGGGGGTGGGAGTTGGAGgatccccttctctctttcctgggtAACCCAAGAGCTGAGTTTCTCTGCTCCTGGTTCCAACTCTCGCCTCCCCTCCACTCCTTATTCCCACAAAATGCCTAGGCCCTATATCACTGTCCTGAATATTGGTCTACAGGTCAGGGGACCTCGGGGTCCCCAAGGACCATCTCAGTGTTTACCAAACCTCTACCATTTGAGAATTACCTTTGTGATGGGCCATTTCTGCACACCTCTGCACTATTGTTTCCctaatacttttatttaaattgactTACTTTTTCAATTTGATTTACCCTGACAAACTTCAGCTCTTAAGTTAACTTAAGATGGGTGGAAAACCAGTACCATGTGTTCTGAATAGAAGGCAGCACATTTTATCAGATTTTAGCTGGATACTATTTGGTACCTGACCGTGGCTGAGCTTCAGGCCCGTTCTCTCGTTGTTaaaaaagttgattaaaaaaaaaaaaaaagttgacttgCGAGTACTGGAGAGTACAAAGGGTATACTAACACCATGCTGAGCTTTTGTCCTTGAGTAATCTTAATTGACATAAAGTTGAAATGAGGTTAATTTTCTTACTTGTTCTTGAAGATTAGATGGTCCCACAATACCTACAATCATCTGCCAGCATCTACAGTGATGTGAATCCCCATCTTGGTCAACATAGACTCTCAAAAACAGACTCTCGAAATGTGGGCCAGTTGCCCATCTCTGAATGGGGGGTTATTtgtggagaaggaagaagtaTATATGGTTCCCTAAGGTGCACTCAGGCCACACATAAGGCGGGGGGTCTGTGTTGTCCTTAAACGTCTCTGTATGCACTTCCAGCTGCCTTTTCTCATGGTTACTTCTCCTTGTTTGCAAGTCGTCCTTGGGGCAAGCATAGCCCTTTCTGGGGCTCTGTTTGCACCAGGAAAGGCACAGGTTTCCCAAAGGGCTCTCAGAAACCTGGTGGTCTGGAGGCCTAGGGAGCTGTCTCCACATATCCCTGGAGTTCACTTCTACTGCTCCCACCCTGGGGTCAGGCTGGGCCTGGTacctgaaggcagcagctcagcCTTCACCACGCTGATCTCCACCTTTTTCCGGCTCAGGCTCACCAGCTTGTCTCCCACATAGATCAGTGCCGGGACCAGGAAGTAGATGTGGAAACGGGGCAGCTGGATCAGGCCAAAGCTGCCATGGATAATAATCTGGAGAAAAGTCCATTTAGTACAGCTCAGgcccagccaggcatccccacccCCCGCACTCCCCTTGCCCAGACACTTCCTGCCTGGGCCCTCGGCCTGGGTTGGGTCAATGAAGCCAGTATAGACTTCACAGACTGGAGTCTCTGACCTCAGGGTCTCACTCTGAGATCTTAGGTCCAGTTCAGCCAGCTCCCTATCCCCTCATGAGTGCTCATCCCTGCCCTGTGGCCTGGCCCCGCCCAGAAGAAGCCCTCACCAGCACATAGAGCAGGATGTAGAGGTGGTGGGTCAGCCAGAAGCCCCGGAAGCTGCGGCGCCGGAAGTGGTGGGAGGCAAAGACATACATGATGGCCAGGACCAGGAGCAGCAGCACCCCCGTCATACctgggagcaggggaagaggcccAGAGAATGCTCTCAGGACCTCTGCATGGGCTGAGAATAAAACAGAGCATGCCCCCATCCTACCCTCCTTTTCCGACCTCCCACACTGCCAGAACAGCTTAACTGCAGCTGGGGCCTGTCCTGGAGACGAGAAAGAAACCATGACCACTACAAACAAGGAGGTACTCATGGGAAGAGGAAGTCAAGCAGAAATCCTCAGCTAGAACCCCCAGACCCCACATATAGCCCCACTCCCTACCTGGGACCGTCTGGAAGAACCACCAGTAGAACTTTTGGGGAAGCTGGGATCTGTGGGACAAAGGCATATGGAGCTTCTGGCTGGGTCAGGACGACCACCGCCCACCAACTGTCACCATGTGATGCTGCTCCCACCAGCACTGACTGCTGAGCTTCCTGGACCGCCACCACTCAGATGGCCAGGGGTCCACCCAAGGAACATGGCACCCAGCCTCCCACAGGTCTACCCTCCGCTCTCTTGGCCATTCTTCCTCCTGTGTTATCTTGAACTCTCCTACCACAGCTGACATTTGCTTCCTTGAGTGCTTGGTTCATATTCTGTAAGCTCCGTGGGGGCGAGGGTGGGGCTCTGCTCTGCTCATTGCTCTAATTCCTATGCTCAAACAATGTCAGGCACATAGTAAagactcagtaagtatttgctgaatgagtgtgTGAATTTGGCCTGCCTGTTCTCTGCACCTGGATGGGCCCATAAGATGTGCTCCATAGATGTTTGCCCAGTGAATGGAGGATAGGCTAAGATGCCATGCTCTATGCCAGGCACACGCGCGAAAGGGTCTCTGATTCATCTCCTGAACACCTTTCCCAGATAATTAAGGCCAGCTTCCTTCCATGGCAGGCAAGTCACTTTCAGCTTCCCCAGCAGGGTTCTCACCCTCATTCAAAGACAGAGCAGAGTGTCCACAGCCATCTCTTGCTTTTCCATTATGCCCTTTGGCCTGCCCAAATGTCCCAAGGGGGAGCCCTCCCCAGAACTGACCCATCGTTCACAAATACGTTGGGAAAGACGCAGGCCAGCAGGCTGAGGGGACTGACGGAGAAGATGAAGACATTGACCGCGTGGCCAGCACTGTGCAAAACTGAGAGAGACCCCATTCAAGATGCCACCCAGGCCCGACCCTACCTCCCACCCTGAGGGATAGAGGACGCCCAGGGGGACAGATGGGGGGATGAGTAGCTCCAGTCTCCTCACTATTTCCCCCACAGGTAGACCCAGGAGGTTACAGcaatgggggtgggagaggggcccCAGGAGCCACGGACTGGCCAGGACAACAGCAGCCATGGCAATCCAGCGGTGGAAGTCCACAGCGGCATCAAAGGGCACATAGCGGTGGAGGAAGGTCTCTCTCAGGAAGGTGATGAGGTTGCGGCACATGGTGAGCAGGATGTAGGAGAACATGAAGGAGATGCTGGCAGCTGTGCCCCGGGACAGGATGATGCCCACAAAGGTGGTCTCCGCAATGCCCGAGGGTGGCGAGGCAAAGGCATAATCTGGGGAGAGGGCAAGGGGTGGATCAGCACGGCCCAGAGGTTGGGGGCCCGGGCCTGAGTTGGCACACCTGGGCTCCAGTGGAAAGAGCCCCCAGAAGGCTCTCCATGTCTCCCTTCCCACTGCCCGCAGCCCGGAGCTCTTACAGTAGGCGCGCTCTGCAAACAGGCCCGCACAGATGGCTGAGAAGACTGCCACACACACGATGTGCCGCCGGTAGTTCTCCACGAAGCGCTTGTACTGCCGAAGCTTCTGGGCCAGGAGGCCCCGCTGCATCTTCTCCTTCAGCGCCTCCGTGTACAGCCGGGGAGTGGACCCTGCCACCCTGCAGCTGTGGGAGGCACTGGCCATGAGACCCCAGGGTCCCTAGCATCCCCTGAATGCCGCCCCATGAAGGAGACCTGGCAGGGTTAGGAGGGGCCAGAACAGATGAAGGAAACAGCACCTGGTGAGCAGACCCCAACTTGTACCTGTCATCTTTATTTGCTCCATCTACGCCCACTCTTCTGTCTCCCCATTACTCcacctcatctctctctgtccgACTGTCCTTCCCTCTTGCTATTCCCTGCACAGGCCTTGCAGCTGTGCCCAAAGCAGGCAGGAGCCAAAAGACCCCCTACTGCCATCTCAGTCTTGCCTCTGCGTGCCAGGCCCTATGCCTGAAGATGAGGGTGCAGAGCTGGGAAGATGTCAAAGAATCATTGACTCTGTGTCCCACCGGTCAGGGAACGAGACACATGACCTTGTGTGTCCAGGAGGAGGAGGCCGGGCCCAGAGACTCTGAGGCTTCTCCCCATGTTTCCTTGGGCCTGATGTTCTGGAAAATACTCACTTTTTGCCAAACCTCTTCTTCAGCCCAGGGCCTCCGAGCTCTGAGGCTTCTGAGGGAGGGAGCTCTAGTTTCTGGGAGCAGGagctgagaaatggaaaaatggggcTTGTTCTCTCCTTGTCTTTGCAGCCAGGAGAAGAACCACCAGATCAGAACTTCAGAAGATGGGGATGGATCCTGGGACCCATGGGCTGCCCACAGAACCTGCCCATAAAACTGGTCAGAGAGAAGCcaggcaagagaggcagggcAGAATGAACGAGTACAATCTGGTCTTCTGTTTTAGAAGATTCTGTCCTGGAGTGGCAAGGAGCGAGCCAGGCTCCTGAGCCACATGAGATGTGGGAAGCAGTGGAATTTGGGCCAGGATCGATCATGGACTAAGAGCTACTTTCAGAGGGCAAATATCTGGTCCCAGGGACTAATGCAGCCAGTCCTCCTTCCTTCACTTCTCTTCAGGGGACCTGCTGATACCCCATTCCTGCTCACCGTTCCCCAGGAGTCCGAGTGATGAATGAGACTCGACAGCTGATGTTTGGTTTAAAGATGTCACCAACACCTGAAGTGAAGAACGAGAGTCTGGACAGGCTTCCCCACCAGGGCGGAAGCATGGGAGACTGCCTCCGACCCCGCCACCCCACTTCTCTAGGAAGGCTGCCACAGCACTTGCCAGTGACTTTGTCACATTCTCATCTCTTGTTCCAGCCTTGTTCCCCTCACTGCCCACACTGAGCACCCATTGTGCACAGGGCAGTCACTGCTCGGCGAGGTAGTGACTTGGTACACTTGGGAAAGGGGACCACTGCAGGCAGATGCAACCCTGCATCCtttgtataaagaaaataatgcctCTTCCTCTGACTAGGTGTATCCCAGGCAGTGCACACGAGCTCAGTGAGTGGCATGTAGGCTGGATTTCAGCCCACCCCCTGACCTCTCAGTGGGCATCTTTGTCCAGTGCACAAATGGTACAGCTGTACGTAACACCCTTGATGACAAGTGTTTGGCTCTATACCAGGCACAAAAGACTTGGGGAGACATACAATCCAGGTCCTATCCACTCTCATGTTGAAGGAACACCCCTCCCTGACTCCTACAACTTCTTACATACACACACCTCCACCTCTGACGCAGAGCTGCGTGCGGCGGAGCTCGCTGTCATGGTCCCGCAGCATGAAATGGAAGTCTTCCCACGTCAGCTCCTCCTTATCCTGGAAGCCAGACTCCCGGAACATGGACTCCACCACCTCTGTCAGCTGGGCCTTGGATAGGCAGTTGTTGGAGATCTCAATGAAGGaccttgggggaggaggagagacagagcaaCCTGTCATCCAGCAAGGTCAGTTTCAGGCAGGAGCAGGGTGGGGCGGGCCCCAGATTATCTCATGTGGTTACCAGTGACCCGGGAAATGGCACTGAGAAGGTGTTCATCTAGCCTGCTGCTGATGTGAAGCTGGGTGGGGCGGCCAAGGGTTTGAAATTGAAAGCGACCTTGACCAATTACAGAAGGCGGCCCTCAAATGAGGGGGCATTGAGAGTTGGGATAATTGTCCATTTAGTGTAGGGACACGTCCAGATGGGCCATGGGCTTCTCACATGACAGGCTCTCTGCCCACTCTCTTGCCTTAATGCATCCCATGCCGCCGCTGGCCTCCCCCTTTCACAGTCCAGTGAGGGCACAGATGgcctgggtgtgggggaggagatGTAGCTACAATGTTTGCTGCTTCCTTGTGCCAACACCCCAGGGCCCATGCAGGAGTGTCTCCACACCCCATTTGATAGCACCAGACTGGCAGATGCAGTGGCCACACTCTTTTTATAGGCTGAACTTTGGGACACAAATCAACCAACCATGCACATTTGTGTGAGTCCCACAGAAGACATCTGTGCACATGGCCCAgcaaacacatttcaaaaatgcATCATCTAAGCGAGACTGAGCAGGATTCATAACTGGGTAGGAGGAGATGGTGGTTGCTCAGCCCTAGGGAACAGGGACCCTCTCCTGGATTCCCTAGAGTCTCACCCGGGCCTGGGCCTACCATGGCACCCCCAGTGAGGGATGGACTGCAATCGGCTTCACCCTTGccttttaaagattgattgattgattgactagagagagagagagagcagaggtcagggggaggggcagggggagagggagggagagaatctcaagcaggctccaggctgagcatggacccaatgccgggcttgatcccacaaccttgagatcacgaccacTTAACCGATTCAGCCACCCCAGCAGCTTCACCCCAGCCTTTTAGAGGCCCATGCCCAATTGTGGGGATCTGGGGTGCAAGAGGGATGCAGCAGTTCGGGGAAATGCTGAAGGCAATGGAAAGGTAGAAAAGGTAAAAGACTCCGCACCATTTTATGcattctatttattaattttttcacttattcCATGTGATCCAGGTAAGTTTGTATTTAATACCTGCTGTGTGCCAATCACAGTGCAGAAGAGGTGGATTCCGcgggaaacaaaagagaaatcagaCCCTTGACCTTACGGAGCTGAAGGGGGCTATGTAACCGGAACAGTGTTTTTTTTGGAATAAGAAGTCCATGCACTCAAAACTGGTCTTTATCAGCACACCCTAACCAGAAATAGCTTAcgcaagaggaagaaagagggttGGAATATAGAGGAACTTTCTATATTTCTCCTCCTGTATGTCACAGTGATTAATACAGGAAGAATGACCAAGCTCATCTTGGTCATTATTTCACAGGGCAAAGCACAGTGTTATGTACAGTGGACAAGAGTTTATAAAGGTCCAAAGGCATCCAAAAGGGGGCTGATAGAATTTTGTTATTGATCATATTGGTTTGGCTGTTGttgcttgtctgtctgtctgtttgtttttaactagGGAGGGAGAATTTTCTGGCTGGTACAGACAGTGCAGATAACAGACCCTCCTAGAGGCAGGGGCCTGACCAGATAAACTTCTTATGAAGCTAGATGCTCTTCGAGTCTAGGAGGATGCAGCTAAGCCAACTTTCAGTACAGATGGTCACATACCCTCCTCACCCACCCTCTGATTTGACCTGTCTCAAATAGCAGGGAGTCTAAGAACTGGAAGGGCCCACACCATACCGCATCATGGTGAAGAACTCATCCTTGGAGAGGAAGCCATTTGCGTCAAGGTCATACATGGTGAACATCAGGCGGGACTTGTCCTCTGGAGAgcctgggaagagaaagagagatgcagGTCACCTCTGCACTGAAAGACTGCGGGTTCCTGGAATGGCCCACCCTTCCCCTACCTTTCATGAAGACCACCAGGATGTCCAGAAACTCCCGGAAGGACAGGTAGCCATTGCCATCTTTGTCAGCCAGGGAGAACATGGACTCCACAAACATGTCCTGGGGCTTGAGGCCCAGGGACTCGGCAAACTCAGCTCTGCTCAGCTCACAAGTCAGGGCCTCCCGTACTTTCTGGGATGAGTCCAGGGGCAGGGTCCCTGCATCTGCCTGGTCGATGTCCAGCACCTGCCCCCGGGCAGcagcacagggagggagagagaatgaggtgAGGCCTGGGATGGGTGCAGTTCAGTgaccctttccatctccccaaagTCCAATTTAGAAAGGGTGAGCCCTGAGGCTACTCCCGGTCCTTAGATACACTTCTGACTTGGGCCTTGGCTCTCCTGTTGAGGGGGTGACTCCAATTTCTAGCAGCCAGCCCATTTTCTCCCTGGACCCAAGATCCAGGAGATTTATACAGTAAGGAATGGTGCTAGCTGGGTGTGGTGGGTTTGGCGGGTCAGGCAGGGAGTGAGTGGCAAAGCTCTGATTCAGTCAAGGCTGACTGTCTCCAGCCCACAGACCAGAAGCTTAGTTCACCCCAGGTAGGATCCTGTCCAGCCATGTCCCATCTCCAAAAGACACAGCCATGGCACCTGGGCAAACAGGTGTCTGAAGAAGATCTCCAAGATGCGGCCCCGCTGCTGCTTGGTCACAGCCCTCCTGaacagctctttctctctcatctcagCCACATCAAGGCCTAGAGCCCACTGCGGACAGAAGTCCCGCAGGTGCTTCACGAAGATGCTCCGCTCCTCCTCAGAGTTAaacagcagcacctgggtgggAGGAAGCCCGCAAAGTGCCCGGAGCTCCAGCTCTGGCTCAGCCTCCCCTCAAAAGGACCTTGAGTTGAGGGAAGACGAGAAAAGttgtcccctgccccctccctccatccaggCTGGAACCAGATGAGTGGCCCAAGGGGGTCAGAGGGAGCGTCACGTGGAGTGCTgggtctgcctctccccagcactGCCTTCACAGAGAAGCTCTGAGCTGAGGAGAGGGTGAGCTGACAGGACTTGCTTTGAGAGGGGAGACTGGTGAGCATTCCAGGTAGGGGAGGCAGGATGGCCATACCAGGTCATACTCCTTGGGGATCTTGAGCAGTAGGGCGCGACGTCCGTGGTCGCCCGAAAGGATGAGGTTGACCTGCTGTGGGGACCGCAACTG includes the following:
- the DUOX2 gene encoding dual oxidase 2 isoform X1, coding for MLCPRPEAVMLLGALLIASLDPAGGQDSLPLSWEVQRYDGWFNNLRHHERGAAGSRMQRLVPANYADGVYQALGEPLLPNPRRLSDAAMRGAAGQPSRRNRTVLGVFFGYHVLSDLVSVETPGCPAEFLNIHIPPGDPVFDPDRRGDVVLPFQRSRWDPETGRSPSNPRDLTNEVTGWLDGSAIYGSSHSWSDALRSFSGGQLASGPDPAFPRDAQSPLLMWTAPDPATGQRGPRGLYAFGAERGNRDPFLQALGLLWFRYHNLCAQRLAREHPQWGDEELFQHARKRVIATYQNIALYEWLPSFLQKTPPGYTGYRSFLDPSISPEFLAASEQFFSTMVPPGVYMRNASCHFQMVLNEGFGRSPALRVCNSYWRRENASLNSAQAVDQLLLGMASQISELEDRIVVEDLRDYWPGPGKFSRTDYVASSIQRGRDMGLPSYTQALMALGLDTPQNWSHINPSVDPQVLEATAALYNQDLSRLELLPGGLLESHGDPGPLFSTIILDQFVRLRDGDRYWFENTGNGLFSKEEITEIRNTTLWDVLVAVTNVDPSALQPNVFIWQDGAPCPQPWQLTTQGLPRCVPLTILDYFEGSGPGFGITIVALCCLPLVSLLISGVVAHFRSRERKRLQKKGKESVKKEAAKDGMPAMEWPGPREKSYPITIQLLPDRRLQILDRRLSVLRTVQLRSPQQVNLILSGDHGRRALLLKIPKEYDLVLLFNSEEERSIFVKHLRDFCPQWALGLDVAEMREKELFRRAVTKQQRGRILEIFFRHLFAQVLDIDQADAGTLPLDSSQKVREALTCELSRAEFAESLGLKPQDMFVESMFSLADKDGNGYLSFREFLDILVVFMKGSPEDKSRLMFTMYDLDANGFLSKDEFFTMMRSFIEISNNCLSKAQLTEVVESMFRESGFQDKEELTWEDFHFMLRDHDSELRRTQLCVRGGGVGDIFKPNISCRVSFITRTPGERSCSQKLELPPSEASELGGPGLKKRFGKNCRVAGSTPRLYTEALKEKMQRGLLAQKLRQYKRFVENYRRHIVCVAVFSAICAGLFAERAYYYAFASPPSGIAETTFVGIILSRGTAASISFMFSYILLTMCRNLITFLRETFLHRYVPFDAAVDFHRWIAMAAVVLAILHSAGHAVNVFIFSVSPLSLLACVFPNVFVNDGSQLPQKFYWWFFQTVPGMTGVLLLLVLAIMYVFASHHFRRRSFRGFWLTHHLYILLYVLIIIHGSFGLIQLPRFHIYFLVPALIYVGDKLVSLSRKKVEISVVKAELLPSGVTHLQFQRPQGFEYKSGQWVRIACLALGTTEYHPFTLTSAPHEDTLSLHIRAAGPWTIRLREIYSPPTGDGCAKYPKLYLDGPFGEGHQEWHKFEVSVLVGGGIGVTPFASILKDLVFKSSLGSQMLCKKIYFIWVTRTQRQFEWLADIIREVEENDCQDLVSVHIYITQLAEKFDLRTTMLYICERHFQKVLNRSLFTGLRSITHFGRPPFERFFKSLQEVHPQVPKIGVFSCGPPGMTKNVEKACQLINRQDQAHFVHHYENF